The Bdellovibrio bacteriovorus region AGAACAAAGCCATCAAGCCTGAGGCGATCATCATGTGACCGTATTCACCGATGAAGAACATGTTGAATTTGAAGCCGCCGTACTCTGTATGGAAACCGGCAACAAGTTCAGATTCACCCTCTGCCAAGTCGAATGGAAGACGATTTGATTCGGCAAATGCTGTTGTGAAGAACAAAAGAGCTGCCAATGGTTGATAGAAAATCCCCCAGTTTGGAAGCCAACTTGCAGTGATTGTGTGACCCAAGAAGACGAATTGAAGGGGACCTTGTTGAGCCACCGTCATGTCTTGAAGGTTGAACGTACCGTAAAGCATGATCACGCCCACGATAGAAAGACCCAAAGCCAACTCGTAAGAGATTGTTTGCGCCGAAGCACGAAGAGCACCCATCAAAGAGTACTTATTTCCTGAACCCCAACCCGCCATCAACAAAGTGTAAGCAGCCAAAGAAGAAACACCCAAGATGAATACGATACCAACGCCGATATCATAACCTTGAACCAAGAAAGTGTACGGACCCCAAGTAGATCCAAACATTTCAAATGTTCCTACTTGAATCGGTGTCGACATTGGGATGGCAGAGAACGCCACCGCACCTGGAATCAACGCAAAT contains the following coding sequences:
- a CDS encoding complex I subunit 1/NuoH family protein, with product MGMGKDLFEITVNGLKLVVIFLMMVQAVPILVWLERRGSAFIQNRLGPNRVGPLGLMQLLADAVKFLTKENFVPDTAKPLLYYAAPVFALIPGAVAFSAIPMSTPIQVGTFEMFGSTWGPYTFLVQGYDIGVGIVFILGVSSLAAYTLLMAGWGSGNKYSLMGALRASAQTISYELALGLSIVGVIMLYGTFNLQDMTVAQQGPLQFVFLGHTITASWLPNWGIFYQPLAALLFFTTAFAESNRLPFDLAEGESELVAGFHTEYGGFKFNMFFIGEYGHMMIASGLMALFFFGGYGIPYVSVEQVQEWAASVTSSAGWASALVALIHFLVFNIKFAFFLWVFIWVRWTLPRFRYDQLMDFGWKTLLPWALANTIITAFVIYIASL